From a region of the Zingiber officinale cultivar Zhangliang chromosome 4B, Zo_v1.1, whole genome shotgun sequence genome:
- the LOC121977575 gene encoding uncharacterized protein LOC121977575 produces MNALKALQLPPIFFVRPNASVAHRTKPPAGRRRPSLFCFCTANDAGGSSSSEGDKRRQELLARIAMLQTQKVRVTEFLDERSAYLTQFAEEANAELEQIGEKALKDLDEASARILEKLESRAQAIDEAAEVNRQEMEQSEKVLEEFEEQMERDRNEGLFFKSLREKSPVMKEKTAKAAREEARRLEEVGRRSAAASNIRRNIYLALMVVLAVTIGNAVLVSPEVEWRKVAALGLIFVGLLAQLVYEKSLASEEADK; encoded by the exons ATGAACGCCCTCAAGGCGCTGCAATTGCCACCAATCTTCTTCGTCCGCCCAAATGCATCAGTCGCCCACCGAACCAAGCCACCAGCAGGCCGTCGGCGGCCCTCTCTCTTCTGCTTCTGCACCGCCAACGACGCCGGCGGTTCCTCATCCTCGGAAGGAGACAAACGACGGCAGGAGCTGCTGGCCCGCATCGCTATGCTGCAAACCCAAAAGGTCCGCGTCACCGAGTTCCTGGACGAGCGCTCCGCCTACTTGACCCAGTTCGCTGAGGAGGCCAACGCCGAGTTGGAGCAGATCGGTGAGAAAGCCCTCAAGGACCTGGACGAGGCCAGCGCCAGG ATCTTGGAGAAGTTGGAGAGCCGCGCGCAGGCAATCGATGAAGCCGCGGAGGTAAACCGACAGGAGATGGAGCAGAGCGAGAAGGTGTTGGAGGAGTTCGAGGAGCAGATGGAGCGGGACCGGAACGAAGGCTTGTTCTTTAAGAGCCTGCGGGAGAAGTCGCCAGTGATGAAGGAGAAGACGGCAAAGGCGGCGAGAGAAGAGGCTCGGAGGCTCGAAGAGGTCGGCAGGAGGAGCGCGGCGGCGTCCAACATCCGCCGCAATATTTACTTGGCGCTCATGGTGGTACTGGCCGTCACCATTGGCAATGCCGTGTTGGTGTCTCCCGAGGTGGAGTGGCGGAAGGTTGCGGCGCTGGGGTTGATCTTCGTCGGCTTGCTTGCGCAACTCGTCTACGAAAAGAGTTTGGCGTCGGAAGAAGCGGACAAGTAG